ACCCTAGCGACCCAGGCGGTCATACTGCGGGTTGGGCACCCACCCCAGGGCGTTGGCCAGGCGGTTGGTGAAGTTGAACATGGCGGCCACCTCGGCGATATCCATGATGTCCTCATCGGTCCACCCGGCCCGGCGCAGGCGGCGGATATCGTCCTCGGTGCACCGGTCAGACGCCCGGGTGACCTTGACGGCGAAGTCCAGCATCGCCCGCTCCCGGGGCGGCAGGGCGGCCCGCCGGTAGTCCGCCAGCAGCGTGTCGGCCAGGGTGGGGGAGCCGGTGAGCAGCCGCACCGCGGCGCCGTGGGTGGCCATTCAGTAGTGGCAGCGGTTGGCGGACGAGACCACCACGGCGATCATCTCCCGCTGCAGCCGCGACAGCCCCGAGGGTCCGCGCAGCAGATCGTCGTAGTACGCCCACCACCGCGCCAGGTGAGCGGGGCGCAGGGCGAAGACCCGGAAGATGTTCGGGATGAACCCCAGCCTGCGCCGCGGTTCCCGCCACAGGGCCCGGACCCGCAGAGGAATCTCCCGGTCGGGCGGAACCTGCAGCCACGACAGTCTCCGACGGC
This DNA window, taken from Armatimonadota bacterium, encodes the following:
- a CDS encoding peroxidase-related enzyme (This protein belongs to a clade of uncharacterized proteins related to peroxidases such as the alkylhydroperoxidase AhpD.); its protein translation is MATHGAAVRLLTGSPTLADTLLADYRRAALPPRERAMLDFAVKVTRASDRCTEDDIRRLRRAGWTDEDIMDIAEVAAMFNFTNRLANALGWVPNPQYDRLGR
- a CDS encoding carboxymuconolactone decarboxylase family protein, encoding MSARRRRLSWLQVPPDREIPLRVRALWREPRRRLGFIPNIFRVFALRPAHLARWWAYYDDLLRGPSGLSRLQREMIAVVVSSANRCHY